The following proteins are encoded in a genomic region of Bradyrhizobium sp. SK17:
- the queA gene encoding tRNA preQ1(34) S-adenosylmethionine ribosyltransferase-isomerase QueA → MRTDLFDFELPPDSIALRPASPRDSARLLVVHPDGVLRDATIADLPHWLEPGDQIVVNDTKVIAAQLKGRRIGRETEPKIEATLIRRLDGSRWQALVKPAKKLGPGDTIRFGNEGKVCLLGHLDATVEAKGQEGEVTLSFSFRGPALDQAIADVGATPLPPYIASKRTPDDQDVSDYQTMFAANEGAVAAPTAGLHFTPALEAALRARGVALHRLTLHVGAGTFLPVKTEETSEHRMHAEWGCITAATASALNAARANGGRIVAIGTTSMRLLESATTPDGEVQPFAAETSIFITPGYRFRAVDILLTNFHLPRSTLFMLVSAFSGLETMQGAYAHAIKSGYRFYSYGDACLLFRAKS, encoded by the coding sequence ATGCGCACCGACCTGTTCGACTTCGAGCTTCCGCCCGACAGCATCGCGCTCCGCCCCGCGAGCCCGCGCGATTCCGCGCGGCTGTTGGTGGTGCATCCGGACGGCGTGCTGCGCGATGCCACGATCGCCGACCTGCCGCATTGGCTGGAGCCGGGCGATCAGATCGTCGTCAACGACACCAAGGTGATCGCAGCCCAGCTCAAAGGCCGCCGGATCGGACGCGAGACCGAGCCGAAGATCGAGGCGACCTTGATCAGGCGGCTCGACGGTTCGCGCTGGCAGGCGCTGGTCAAGCCGGCCAAGAAGCTCGGCCCCGGCGACACCATCCGGTTCGGCAATGAGGGCAAGGTCTGCCTGCTCGGCCATCTCGATGCGACCGTCGAGGCGAAGGGACAGGAAGGCGAGGTGACATTGTCATTCTCGTTCCGCGGCCCGGCGCTCGACCAGGCGATCGCCGATGTCGGCGCCACGCCGTTGCCGCCCTACATCGCTTCCAAACGCACGCCTGACGACCAGGACGTCAGCGACTACCAGACCATGTTCGCCGCCAATGAGGGCGCGGTGGCGGCACCAACCGCAGGGCTGCATTTCACGCCGGCGCTGGAAGCCGCGCTGCGCGCTCGCGGCGTCGCGCTGCATCGGCTGACGCTGCATGTCGGGGCGGGGACGTTCCTGCCGGTCAAGACCGAGGAGACCTCGGAGCACAGGATGCATGCCGAATGGGGCTGCATCACCGCCGCGACCGCGTCCGCCTTGAATGCCGCGCGTGCCAATGGCGGCCGGATCGTCGCGATCGGCACCACGTCGATGCGGCTGCTGGAGAGCGCCACCACACCGGACGGCGAGGTCCAGCCGTTCGCCGCCGAAACCTCGATCTTCATCACGCCGGGCTATCGCTTCCGCGCGGTCGATATCCTGCTGACCAATTTCCACCTGCCGCGCTCGACGCTGTTCATGCTGGTCTCGGCTTTCTCGGGCCTGGAGACCATGCAGGGCGCCTACGCCCATGCGATCAAGAGCGGCTACCGGTTCTATTCATACGGTGATGCGTGCCTGCTGTTTCGGGCAAAGAGTTAG